One Catharus ustulatus isolate bCatUst1 chromosome 2, bCatUst1.pri.v2, whole genome shotgun sequence genomic window carries:
- the IL10RB gene encoding interleukin-10 receptor subunit beta, whose product MAAALCGGLLLCGGLLLCVSGAIPEPRNARITSVNLHSTLHWDPPRFPKENITYTVQYKSTYMLQDSYESLCAGLRLPRCELSSLSAYGDYELRLRAEAGPERSGWLGLRFRPMENTTIGPPEVRLRSEAGALHADFWGPLAERSQGRWPLKQYYGSWKYRILYWRRGSSDTQLASASQVAQVETQHSSEILAQLEPWTVYCVRVQAVIPELNKTGELSRELCEQTTHNGVTPVWIIVTALVGSMLVVVTAVTVCFFCSFYLYRLTKHVFYPSYVFPQHLKEFLSKPPSAPQPFPPLPQEELLVCDRLTVISQESQSPSEGSGDDEASSTPEHPEDSALAGCDSGVGAASGAA is encoded by the exons ATGGCCGCCGCGCTCTGCGGGGGGCTCCTGCTCTGCGGCGGGCTCCTGCTCTGCG TTTCTGGAGCAATCCCAGAGCCCCGAAACGCAAGAATCACTTCAGTCAATCTTCACAGCACCCTGCACTGGGATCCACCAAGGTTCCCCAAGGAGAACATCACCTACACTGTGCAGTACAAGAG CACGTACATGCTCCAGGACAGCTACGAGAGCCTGTgcgcggggctgcggctgccgCGCTGCGAGCTGTCCTCGCTCTCTGCCTACGGGGACTACGAGCTGCGCCTGCGGGCGGAGGCGGGGCCGGAGCGCTCGGGCTGGCTCGGGCTGCGCTTCAGACCCATGGAGAACA ccacCATTGGCCCCCCCGAGGTGAGGCTGAGGTCGGAGGCCGGGGCCCTGCACGCAGATTTCTGGGGGCCGCTGGCCGAGCGCAGCCAGGGCAGGTGGCCCCTGAAGCAGTACTATGGCTCCTGGAAGTACAGGATCCTCTACTGGAGGAGAGGCAGCTCAGACACACAGCTGGCCTCTGCTTCCCAG gtgGCTCAGGTGGagacccagcacagctcagagatCCTGGCCCAGCTGGAGCCATGGACAGTTTATTGTGTGCGAGTGCAGGCCGTGATTCCTGAGCTGAACAAGAcaggggagctgagcagggagctctgtgaGCAAACAACCCACAATG GTGTAACCCCTGTGTGGATAATTGTGACTGCTCTGGTGGGGTCCATGCTGGTCGTGGTCACAGCTGTCACTGTTTGTTTCTTCTGCAGTTTTTATCTGTACAGACTCACCAAACACGTTTTCTACCCTTCCTACGTTTTCCCACAGCACTTGAAAgag TTTCTGAGCAAACCTCCCAGTGccccacagcctttccctccaCTTCCACAAGAAGAGCTGCTGGTTTGTGACAGGCTGACTGTGATTTCCCAGGAAAGCCAGAGCCCCAGTGAAGGGAGTGGGGATGATGaggccagcagcaccccagagcaCCCTGAGGACTCTGCACTGGCAGGCTGTGACTCAGGAGTGGGAGCAGCCTCAGGAGCAGCCTGA
- the IFNAR2 gene encoding interferon alpha/beta receptor 2: MGTLMDVPMPLSQLVYLTFLSTAVCSLPERTLEGRPYNLQMESHNFQHILTWQAGQDPAVPASYNVLYTYHRSQSWMSAQQCSGTAQLSCELTEDFRNISNEYSVFVQSLGGAQVLNSSMLRFVPYSQTILGPPEVNVTSCPNCINVTMKLPTSHLRDKGKLQSLIDIYTELDYTITLKSQDGEHKRPRQRTTEEVFSTVIGDLYPSRNYCVSVEITASLNRNSKPSPWKCVTADSEAQRQGYHEAAVAGAICVSLIIVAVLKCVHSAGFLLLRISLPETLARIRKLAFSPWESEPEKLASVEIIPREVKSKARGCRGSDSDDSDSDDSDSSALCDHDYTRRAGLGRDRVPRGCGTRSALGQCSGDSSCEHSSSQPGDMPAAPQQCQEHGGDSEGDTDTRSELLSPVAEDSCGSRGSSECFTIGLHTVLLGALEQDGHGSAAPAPAREEAGGWHCDPALQAKLLDDTGSEQEAPCSNDFHEWQNSSSEESDSLDSDTEHVSGYMRR; the protein is encoded by the exons ATGGGAACCCTGATGGATGTGCCAATGCCTCTCTCTCAGCTTG TGTACCTCACCTTTCTGTCTACAGCAGTTTGCAGCCTGCCTG aaAGAACTTTGGAAGGGCGTCCTTACAACCTCCAGATGGAGTCCCACAACTTCCAGCACATTCTGACctggcaggcaggacaggacccagctgtgccagcatcCTACAACGTGCTGTACACATACCACAG gagccagagctggatgAGTGCTCAGCAGTGTTCAGGTactgcccagctctcctgtgagCTGACAGAGGACTTCAGGAACATTTCCAATGAGTATTCTGTGTTTGTTCAGAGCCTTGGAGGAGCTCAGGTGCTCAATTCTTCTATGCTGCGTTTCGTGCCATACAGTCAGA CAATTCTGGGACCACCAGAAGTGAATGTCACTTCCTGTCCAAACTGCATCAATGTCACCATGAAGCTACCAACCTCTCACCTCAGAGACAAGGGAAAGCTGCAGTCCTTGATTGATATCTATACAGAGCTGGATTATACCATCACACTGAAATCACAGGATGGAGAGCATAAG AGACCACGGCAGAGAACCACTGAAGAAGTGTTCAGTACTGTCATTGGAGACTTGTACCCCAGCAGGAATTACTGTGTGTCCGTGGAGATCACTGCATCCCTGAACAGAAACTCCAAACCCTCCCCCTGGAAATGTGTCACTGCAGACTCAGAGGCTCAGAGACAAG GTTACCATGAAGCTGCAGTGGCAGGAGCTATCTGTGTTTCACTGATAATTGTTGCCGTCCTGAAGTGTGTGCATTCAGCAGGATTTCTGCTCCTGAGGATTTCCCTTCCTGAGACCTTG GCACGCATCAGGAAGTTGGCCTTCTCACCTTGGGAGTCTGAGCCAGAAAAGCTGGCCTCTGTGGAGATCATCCCCAGAGAGGTGAAAAGCAAggccaggggctgcagaggcagtgacagtgacgacagtgacagtgatgacagtgacagcagtgccctgtgtgACCACGACTACACacggcgggcagggctgggcagggaccgCGTCCCCCGGGGCTGTGGCACCCGCAGCGCCCTGGGACAGtgctcaggggacagcagctgtgagcatagcagcagccagcctggggacatgccagctgcaccacagcagtgccaggaacaCGGGGGGGACTCTGAAGGAGACACAGACACCAGGAGTGAGTTGCTGAGCCCTGTGGCTGAGGACAGCTGTGGCTCCCGTGGCAGCAGTGAGTGCTTCACCATCGGCCTGCACAcggtgctgctgggagccctggagcaggacGGGCacggctctgcagcccctgccccagcccgggaggaggcagggggctgGCACTGTGACCCTGCTCTGCAAGCAAAGCTGCTGGACGACACGGGAAGTGAGCAGGAAGCACCTTGTTCTAATGACTTCCATGAGTGGCAGAACTCTTCTTCTGAGGAAAGCGATTCCTTGGACTCAGACACAGAGCATGTGTCAGGGTACATGAGGAGATGA